In Saccharomonospora marina XMU15, one genomic interval encodes:
- a CDS encoding MCE family protein, whose product MLRGSERIQLLVFAVIAAVTLTYGLVRFAGIEDAVSPPYTVTAEFASSGGIYPRAQVTQLGVRVGTVTALRPRPDGSVLVDLEIDNGVEIPSELAASIASTSAVGELRVELTPLRQQAPPLRDGSRIDRSRTSVPLPVEDLLSDLNSLAASLPEDDLAVTLTEAGRAFSGSGPRLRRLLERSNELTATSLRNLDDVIDLIGTGSRVLDTQLEHANDTETIATELAGLSDEMRALNSDVATVFTEGLRAGEQVSGLLRDTRHTLPLLLRNLLTVTDVTVPRLPGVRKSLAILPRAIEGGLSAVRPCDKYDMETGEPILSTCDIDPRTGEFIWSGRLAAQLDLPNMPGQVCVSGYEGTKKYLPSGLPADGQGPPQPPNSPPNLEAHCAAPPTDPRTPNVRGSQNAQRPGEESTVATGGRGSAGSTSRPVGLVVDESGAPRKVLEPIGPKPPAGADPLAWLLVRSVEEEVR is encoded by the coding sequence ATGCTGCGCGGGTCGGAACGCATCCAGCTACTCGTGTTCGCGGTCATCGCCGCGGTCACCCTGACCTACGGGCTCGTCAGGTTCGCCGGAATCGAGGACGCGGTCTCACCGCCGTACACGGTCACGGCGGAGTTCGCCTCGTCGGGAGGGATCTACCCACGTGCGCAGGTCACCCAGCTCGGGGTGCGGGTAGGAACCGTTACCGCGTTGCGTCCGAGGCCGGACGGCTCCGTGCTGGTCGACCTCGAGATCGACAACGGTGTGGAGATCCCTTCGGAGTTGGCCGCCTCGATCGCCAGCACCTCCGCGGTAGGGGAACTCAGGGTCGAGCTGACACCGCTTCGGCAGCAGGCGCCCCCGCTGCGTGACGGCAGCCGGATCGACCGATCGAGAACCTCGGTGCCGCTGCCGGTGGAGGATCTGCTTTCCGATCTGAACTCACTGGCCGCATCGTTGCCCGAGGACGACCTGGCCGTCACCCTGACCGAGGCCGGGCGAGCCTTCAGCGGGTCGGGGCCGCGGTTGCGCCGGTTGCTTGAGCGCAGCAACGAGCTGACGGCGACAAGCCTGCGTAACCTCGACGACGTCATCGACCTCATCGGTACCGGCTCGCGGGTGCTCGACACACAACTGGAGCACGCCAACGACACCGAAACGATCGCGACCGAACTCGCCGGACTCAGCGACGAGATGCGCGCGCTGAACTCCGACGTCGCCACCGTGTTCACCGAGGGGCTGCGCGCGGGGGAACAGGTAAGCGGGCTGCTGCGCGACACCCGGCACACTCTCCCGCTGCTGCTGCGCAACCTGCTCACGGTCACCGACGTGACCGTTCCCCGGTTGCCCGGTGTGCGCAAGAGCCTCGCGATCCTGCCGAGGGCGATCGAGGGAGGTCTGTCGGCGGTTCGCCCGTGCGACAAGTACGACATGGAGACCGGCGAGCCGATCCTGTCCACTTGCGACATCGATCCGCGCACCGGTGAGTTCATCTGGTCGGGAAGGCTCGCCGCGCAGCTCGACCTGCCCAACATGCCGGGGCAGGTGTGTGTCAGCGGCTACGAGGGCACGAAGAAGTACCTGCCCAGCGGGCTTCCCGCGGACGGGCAGGGGCCACCGCAGCCGCCGAACTCGCCTCCCAACCTGGAGGCACACTGCGCCGCGCCGCCGACCGACCCGCGTACGCCCAACGTGCGGGGCTCGCAGAACGCGCAGCGACCAGGCGAAGAGTCCACTGTGGCGACGGGCGGCCGTGGCTCGGCGGGTTCGACGTCGCGGCCCGTCGGACTTGTCGTCGACGAAAGTGGCGCGCCGCGCAAGGTGCTGGAACCCATCGGTCCGAAGCCGCCCGCAGGGGCTGACCCGCTCGCGTGGCTGCTGGTTCGATCCGTCGAGGAGGAGGTTCGGTGA
- a CDS encoding SDR family oxidoreductase, which translates to MDRDVAVIIGVGGIGLAIARRVGSGRTVLLADFNEQTLRQAAEQLRGEGHDVRERTVDVSDAASVTSLADDAAELGTVTHLAHTAGLSPVQATVPAILRVDLLGVALVLDEFAPVVAPGGAAVIIASMAAHLMGALPPEQEAALATTPSERLLELPFLASDRLTDPGAAYGIAKRANVLRVRAAANAWGLRHARINSISPGVVSTPMGRQELAGESGAVIRGMIENSATNRVGTPDDIADAAEFLLGQRATFITGADLLVDGGVVASILRGPHG; encoded by the coding sequence GTGGACAGGGACGTCGCGGTCATCATCGGCGTAGGCGGGATAGGTCTGGCCATAGCCCGGCGCGTCGGTAGTGGAAGGACCGTGCTGCTCGCCGACTTCAACGAGCAGACGCTGCGACAGGCCGCGGAGCAACTGCGCGGCGAGGGCCACGACGTGCGGGAGCGAACCGTCGACGTGTCCGACGCGGCGTCGGTGACCTCACTGGCCGACGACGCCGCCGAACTGGGCACGGTCACGCACCTCGCGCACACCGCCGGCCTTTCACCCGTGCAGGCCACGGTGCCCGCCATCCTGCGGGTAGACCTGCTGGGCGTGGCGCTGGTGCTGGACGAGTTCGCGCCCGTCGTCGCGCCGGGCGGCGCGGCCGTGATCATCGCCAGCATGGCGGCGCACCTGATGGGGGCACTGCCGCCGGAGCAGGAGGCGGCCCTGGCGACGACGCCTTCGGAGCGGCTGCTGGAGTTGCCGTTCCTGGCCTCCGACCGGCTGACCGACCCCGGCGCCGCCTACGGCATCGCCAAGCGGGCCAACGTCCTGCGGGTCCGTGCCGCGGCCAACGCGTGGGGCCTGCGGCATGCCCGGATCAACTCCATCAGCCCCGGTGTCGTGTCCACCCCGATGGGCAGGCAGGAACTCGCGGGCGAGTCCGGCGCGGTGATACGAGGGATGATCGAGAACTCCGCGACCAACCGCGTCGGCACGCCCGACGACATCGCAGACGCGGCGGAGTTCCTGCTCGGCCAGCGAGCCACGTTCATCACCGGCGCCGACCTGCTGGTGGACGGTGGGGTCGTCGCTTCGATCCTGCGCGGACCTCACGGCTAG